One Penicillium oxalicum strain HP7-1 chromosome III, whole genome shotgun sequence genomic region harbors:
- a CDS encoding ATP-binding cassette sub-family D member 1: MAVQSKLLPPDRSVKQILSSLTSVYLRHRTGISRTVYLALFAALAKRIHNAISEQKAATQHVELRRRPGTSSLGDAEQPRKKRVEINREFFKSLLRLLKIVIPGWRSKELRLLVSHSVFLVLRTLLSLYVAELDGRLVSSLVRGKGKDFLLGLVWWMIVAVPATFTNSMLSYHQCKLSLSYRKRLTDYIHDKYLSNMTFYAISALDDRVKNPDQLVTVDVSRFSDSLAELYSNLAKPILDMCIYNYTLSKNVGGEGLFIMSLLVQLSANVMRMLTPPFGKYVADEARLEGDEEIALYHGHEAEKDTLDKGYFTLIKHVNRILRRRLYHGFMEDFVIKYFWGALGLGLCSIPVFFKIPGQVTQTMGDRTESFVTNRRMLLSSSDAFGRLMFSYKEISELAGYTSRVSSLLEVMDDLTAGHFEKKLVSSASTEENAAVLSGRGVVMESESIEFTEVPIVSPNGDVLVRKLSFTVHPGDHLLIVGPNGCGKSSLFRILGGLWPVYGGTVKKPRFEDIFYIPQRPYLSRGTLRQQVIYPDGVREMRAKGITDADLYDILSVVEIASVVDRPGGWDAEEEWRDVLSGGLQQRIAMARLFYHRPKFAILDECTSSVTLEIEKVMYETAKKLGTTLMTVSHRRSLWKYHQKILQFDGQGGYVFTGLDWERRLKLEDEKDELELQLRAVPELERRVAELTAT, from the exons ATGGCTGTACAGTCCAAACTGCTGCCGCCCGACCGCTCCGTGAAGCAGATCCTCTCCAGCCTCACCTCGGTCTACCTACGACATCGAACTGGCATCTCCCGCACCGTCTACCTCGCTCTATTTGCCGCGCTTGCGAAACGAATTCATAATGCTATCTCGGAACAGAAGGCTGCGACACAGCATGTCGAACTCCGCCGCCGGCCCGGCACCAGCTCACTGGGGGATGCAGAACAACCCCGAAAGAAGCGGGTAGAGATCAATCGGGAGTTTTTCAAGAGCCTGCTTCGTCTTCTGAAAATCGTGATTCCGGGATGGCGAAGCAAAGAGCTGCGACTGCTTGTCAGCCATAGCGTCTTCCTTGTGCTGCGCACTCTCCTGAGTTTGTATGTCGCCGAGTTGGACGGGCGGCTCGTGAGCAGTCTCGTgcggggaaaggggaaggacTTTTTGCTCGGCCTGGTGTGGTGGATGATTGTCGCTGTGCCTGCCACATTTACAAACTCAATG CTTTCCTACCATCAATGCAAGCTTTCCCTGAGCTACCGGAAACGACTGACCGATTACATCCACGACAAGTATCTGTCCAACATGACCTTCTACGCCATCTCTGCACTAGATGATCGGGTGAAGAACCCCGACCAACTCGTGACGGTGGACGTGTCGCGCTTTTCTGACAGCTTAGCGGAACTGTACTCGAACCTCGCCAAACCGATCCTTGATATGTGCATCTACAATTACACCCTATCCAAAAACGTTGGCGGAGAGGGGTTATTCATCATGAGTCTGCTCGTGCAGCTCTCGGCCAACGTAATGCGCATGTTGACCCCGCCCTTTGGCAAATATGTCGCCGACGAAGCTCGCCTCGAGGGCGA TGAAGAGATCGCCCTCTACCACGGCCATGAAGCGGAGAAAGACACTCTCGACAAGGGTTACTTCACCTTGATCAAACACGTCAATCGTATCCTCCGACGGCGTCTGTATCATGGATTCATGGAAGATTTCGTGATCAAGTATTTCTGGGGGGCACTCGGCCTAGGTCTCTGCAGTATTCCCGTCTTTTTCAAGATTCCGGGACAGGTGACGCAGACTATGGGAGATCGGACAGAGA GCTTCGTGACGAATCGCCGGATGCTTTTGTCCTCATCGGATGCGTTCGGTCGACTCATGTTCTCTTACAAGGAGATTTCCGAGCTCGCCGGATATACCTCGCGGGTCTCGTCGTTGCTGGAAGTCATGGATGATTTGACTGCCGGGCATTTCGAAAAGAAGCTGGTCTCATCGGCATCGACTGAAGAGAATGCCGCGGTGCTGTCTGGCCGTGGAGTGGTGATGGAGAGTGAGTCGATCGAATTCACCGAGGTGCCCATCGTCTCGCCCAACGGGGATGTTTTGGTTCGGAAGCTGTCCTTCACCGTCCACCCCGGTGATCACCTGTTGATTGTCGGGCCCAACGGGTGTGGAAAGTCCTCTCTTTTCCGCATCCTGGGTGGGTTGTGGCCCGTGTACGGGGGCACGGTGAAGAAGCCTCGTTTTGAGGACATCTTCTACATCCCCCAGCGGCCATACTTGTCGCGCGGAACCTTGCGACAGCAAGTGATCTATCCCGATGGGGTGCGTGAGATGCGCGCCAAGGGTATCACGGATGCCGACCTGTATGATATTCTATCTGTGGTCGAGATTGCCTCAGTAGTAGATCGCCCGGGAGGCTGGGAtgcggaggaggaatggCGCGATGTTCTGTCGGGAGGTCTGCAGCAGCGCATCGCCATGGCGCGACTCTTCTACCATCGACCCAAGTTTGCCATTCTGGACGAATGTACCTCGTCGGTGACGCTCGAGATTGAAAAGGTCATGTACGAAACAGCGAAGAAGCTGGGTACGACGCTGATGACGGTCTCGCACCGCCGCAGTTTGTGGAAGTACCACCAGAAGATCCTGCAGTTTGACGGTCAAGGCGGCTATGTCTTTACCGGGCTGGACTGGGAGCGACGATTGAAGCTGGAAGA TGAGAAGGACGAACTGGAACTACAATTGCGAGCAGTGCCGGAACTTGAACGACGAGTGGCCGAGTTGACGGCCACCTAG
- a CDS encoding Pdp3-interacting factor 1 gives MSPSMPPNSQKRKIIIFSDFDGTIFMQDTGHILFDSFGCGAEERNKLDEQIKTGERSFRDVSEEMWGSLNVPFDDGFVVMEKSLEIDPGFREFHQYCVENGFPFNVISAGLKPVLRRVLDTFLGEKEASSIDIVANDAIIDGSSWKPVWRHDNELGHDKALSVNEARARAQLECLPDEMPLIVFIGDGVSDLAAAREADVLFARRGLRLEEYCLEHKIAYTPFDTFADIKREIEAISREDQHKTGGVGKPVRYNPRANMWRRISSKEAVPTLMAAATPSKEEKMFLWPETFTELKPQATIQEAEEPVTTAA, from the exons ATGAGTCCTTCAATGCCGCCTAACTCGCAGAAGCGGAAGATTATCATCTTCTCCG ACTTCGATGGCACCATCTTCATGCAAGATACCGGCCACATCCTCTTCGACAGCTTCGGCTGCGGCGCAGAGGAGCGCAACAAGCTCGACGAGCAGATCAAGACCGGCGAGCGATCCTTCCGCGACGTCTCCGAGGAGATGTGGGGATCCCTCAACGTCCCCTTTGACGACGGCTTCGTCGTGATGGAAAAGTCACTCGAGATTGATCCTGGATTCCGGGAGTTCCACCAATATTGCGTTGAGAACGGGTTTCCCTTTAATGTGATCAGTGCGGGATTGAAGCCCGTTCTGCGCCGGGTGTTGGATACCTTCCTCGGCGAGAAGGAG GCCTCCTCAATCGACATCGTCGCCAACGACGCCATCATCGATGGCTCCTCCTGGAAACCCGTCTGGCGCCACGATAATGAACTCGGCCACGACAAGGCCCTCTCCGTCAACGAGGCGCGCGCCCGTGCCCAACTCGAATGTCTCCCTGACGAGATGCCCCTGATCGTCTTCATCGGCGACGGTGTCTCCGATCTGGCCGCCGCTCGTGAAGCCGACGTGCTCTTTGCCCGTCGTGGCCTCCGTCTTGAGGAGTACTGCCTTGAGCACAAGATCGCATATACCCCCTTCGACACCTTTGCCGATATCAAGCGCGAGATTGAGGCCATCAGTCGTGAGGATCAGCACAAGACCGGTGGTGTCGGCAAGCCGGTGCGGTATAACCCGCGTGCGAACATGTGGCGTCGCATTTCTTCCAAGGAAGCG GTCCCTACTTTGATGGCCGCCGCAACTCCctccaaggaagaaaaaatgTTCCTTTGGCCCGAGACCTTTACCGAATTGAAGCCCCAGGCTACCATCCAGGAGGCCGAGGAGCCCGTCACTACGGCTGCTTGa
- a CDS encoding Glycogen phosphorylase: MASIEQEVPRRERKPSVGAPIADLQGPVGPGFSRPKHKRTFTGFGAAEIKSVEASIPEPLREADLFADHAIVERGTDGASIQRLVSPPKKNSREFVRHVETTLARSLYNCDELAAYSGTALAFRDRLIIEWNKTQQRQTFTDQKRVYYLSLEFLMGRALDNAMLNVGMKDVARDGLADLGFRIEDAITQEHDAALGNGGLGRLAACFLDSMATLNYPAWGYGLRYRYGIFKQEIVNGYQVEIPDYWLDNNPWEFPRHDITVDIQFYGHVNKYQDENGKTCHSWEAGETVQAVAYDVPIPGYRTKTTNNLRLWSSKASSGEFDFQKFNAGDYESAVADQQTAETISAVLYPNDNLERGKELRLKQQYFWCAASLYDIVRRFKKTKRAWSEFPDQIAIQLNDTHPTLAIVELQRILIDVEGLEWDEAWRIVTGTFGYTNHTVLPEALEKWSVPLMQNLLPRHLQIIYDINLFFLQSVEKRFPNDREMLSRVSIIEESHPKMVRMAHIAIIGSHKVNGVAELHSDLIKTTIFKDFVQIYGPDRFTNVTNGITPRRWLHQANPALSALIAEKLGGYEFLTDLTLLDKLEAFVDDKEFRKQWSEIKANNKLRLARLIKDVTGYSVNPHSLFDVQVKRIHEYKRQQLNIFGVIHRYLKLKAMSPEDRKKVVPRVSIFGGKAAPGYWMAKSIIYLINSVAAVVNKDEEIGDLLKVIFIEDYNVSKAEIICPASDISEHISTAGTEASGTSNMKFVLNGGLIIGTCDGANIEITREIGEQNIFLFGNLAEDVEDLRHRHFYGGFQLDPQLKRVFDSIKSGTFGDPSSFASLIASIEEHGDYYLVSDDFNSYVETHDMVDQEFQNQEEWLAKSITSVARMGFFSMDRVTNEYADSIWNIEPLNVNDDA, translated from the exons ATGGCATCCATAGAGCAAGAGGTCCCTCGACGGGAGCGCAAGCCGTCCGTCGGAGCTCCTATCGCCGATCTACAGGGTCCCGTGGGCCCTGGATTCAGTCGTCCTAAGCACAAACGGACATTTACCGGCTTCGGAGCTGCGGAGATCAAGAGTGTCGAAGCGAGTATTCCGGAGCCATTACGTGAGGC AGACCTCTTTGCTGACCATGCCATTGTCGAGAGGGGAACAGATGGCGCAAGCAT TCAGCGTCTGGTTTCTCCTCCAAAGAAGAATTCGAG AGAATTCGTTCGCCATGTCGAAACCACCCTCGCTCGCTCCCTGTACAACTGTGATGAGTT GGCAGCCTATTCGGGAACTGCTCTCGCGTTCCGTGACCGATTGATTATCGAGTGGAACAAGACTCAGCAGCGCCAAACATTTACCGATCAGAAGCGTGTCTACT ATCTGTCACTCGAATTCTTGATGGGCCGTGCATTGGACAATGCCATGCTGAACGTTGGAATGAAAGACGTGGCTCGAG ACGGCTTGGCCGATCTGGGCTTTAGAATCGAGGACGCTATCACTCAAGAGCACGATGCGGCCCTGGGTAACGGAGGTCTGGGACGTCTGGCGGCCTGTTTCTTGGACAGCATGGCTACGCTCAACTACCCGGCGTGGGGATACGGATTGCGGTACCGCTACGGAATTTTCAAACAGGAGATTGTCAATGGATATCAGGTGGAGATCCCGGATTATTGGCTGGACAACAACCCATGGGAATTTCCCCGCCACGATATCACCGTGGACATTCAGTTCTACGGCCATGTGAACAAGTACCaggatgagaatggaaagacCTGCCACTCGTGGGAGGCCGGGGAGACCGTCCAGGCGGTGGCCTACGATGTCCCCATCCCCGGATACCGCACCAAGACGACCAACAATCTCCGGTTGTGGTCCAGCAAGGCTAGCAGCGGCGAATTCGACTTCCAGAAATTCAACGCCGGTGACTACGAGAGTGCAGTCGCCGATCAGCAGACTGCCGAGACCATCTCTGCAGTGCTGTATCCAAACGACAACCTGGAGCGAGGCAAGGAGCTTCGCCTCAAGCAGCAGTACTTCTGGTGTGCGGCCTCTCTGTACGACATTGTGCGTCgattcaagaagaccaaacGTGCCTGGAGTGAGTTCCCCGACCAGATCGCCATCCAGCTGAACGATACCCACCCCACGTTGGCCATCGTCGAGCTGCAGCGCATCTTGATCGACGTCGAGGGTCTGGAGTGGGATGAAGCCTGGCGTATCGTCACTGGTACCTTTGGATACACCAACCACACCGTTCTTCCCGAGGCTTTGGAGAAGTGGTCGGTTCCCTTGATGCAGAACCTGCTGCCTCGGCACTTGCAGATCATTTACGATATCAACTTGTTCTTCCTCCAGTCTGTGGAGAAGCGCTTCCCCAATGATCGAGAGATGCTCTCGCGGGTCTCCATCATCGAAGAATCGCACCCCAAGATGGTTCGCATGGCCCACATTGCTATTATCGGCTCTCACAAGGTGAACGGTGTGGCCGAACTTCACTCCGATCTGATCAAGACCACCATCTTCAAGGACTTTGTCCAGATCTACGGACCGGATCGGTTCACCAACGTCACCAACGGCATCACACCGCGTCGCTGGCTGCATCAGGCTAACCCTGCGCTCTCTGCCCTCATCGCAGAGAAGCTCGGTGGTTACGAATTCCTGACCGATCTGACCCTGTTGGATAAACTCGAGGCCTTTGTGGATGACAAGGAGTTCCGAAAGCAGTGGTCTGAAATCAAGGCAAATAACAAGCTGCGACTCGCGAGACTGATCAAAGACGTGACCGGCTACTCCGTCAACCCACATTCGCTGTTCGATGTCCAGGTGAAGCGGATCCACGAGTATAAGCGTCAGCAGCTGAACATCTTTGGTGTGATTCATCGGTACTTGAAACTGAAGGCCATGTCGCCCGAGGACCGAAAGAAGGTGGTTCCTCGCGTGTCCATCTTTGGTGGTAAGGCTGCGCCAGGATACTGGATGGCCAAGTCTATCATTTACTTGATCAACAGCGTGGCGGCCGTGGTGAACAAGGACGAGGAGATTGGTGATCTGCTGAAGGTCATTTTCATCGAGGACTACAATGTGAGCAAGGCGGAGATCATCTGTCCAGCTTCCGACATTAGTGAGCACATTTCCACTGCGGGCACCGAGGCCAGTGGTACCAGTAACATGAAGTTTGTGCTGAACGGCGGTCTGATTATTGGTACCTGTGACGGAGCAAAC ATTGAAATTACTCGGGAGATTGGCGAACAAAACATCTTCTTGTTTGGCAATCTCGCAGAAGATGTAGAGGATCTGCGCCACCGACATTTCTATGGAGGTTTCCAACTTGACCCCCAACTGAAGCGTGTCTTCGACTCGATCAAGTCTGGCACCTTTGGCGATCCCTCATCGTTTGCATCCTTGATTGCCTCTATTGAGGAGCACGGGGACTATTATCTCGTGTCGGATGATTTCAACTCTTACGTGGAGACCCATGATATGGTGGACCAGGAATTCCAGAACCAAGAAGAGTGGTTGGCCAAGTCAATTACTAGCGTTGCCCGCAtgggcttcttctccatggatCGGGTGACGAACGAGTATGCCGACAGCATTTGGAACATTGAGCCTCTCAACGTGAACGACGACGCCTGA
- a CDS encoding Guanine nucleotide-binding protein alpha-3 subunit: MGSCMSSESSGDAEQKKRSQMIDRRLEEDQRRLRRECKILLLGSGESGKSTIVKQMKIIHQNGYTVEELALYRLTVYKNLIDCAKALIDAYHHFQLEPSSQKVKDYMAVLEEYQVDTDPNTPLDGSIGDAVTYLWNDPCTSTVLERQNEFYLMDSAPYFFEEAKRITAPDYIPNVSDVLRARTKTTGIYETRFTMGQLSIHMFDVGGQRSERKKWIHCFENVTSIIFCVALSEYDQTLLEESNQNRMMESLVLFDSVLPRSPLSNYFPDYSGGNDVNRAAKYLLWRFNQVNRAHLNLYPHLTQATDTTNIRLVFAAVKETILQNALKDSGIL, translated from the exons ATGGGCTCTTGTATGAGCTCCGAGTCTTCGGGGGATGCggaacagaagaagaggagccaGATGATTGATCGGAGGCTCGAGGAAGATCAGCGGCGGCTTCGAAGGGAATGCAAGATCCTTCTTTTAG GGTCGGGCGAAAGTGGCAAGTCTACAATTGTGAAACAGATGAAGATCATTCATCAAAATGGCTACACCGTGGAAGAGCTGGCTCTGTACCGGTTAACCGTGTACAAGAATCTGATCGACTGCGCCAAAGCATTGATTGATGCATATCATCATTTCCAACTGGAGCCATCTAGTCAAAAAGTGAAGGATTACATGGCCGTTCTCGAAGAGTACCAAGTCGACACAGACCCCAATACCCCTTTGGATGGGAGTATCGGCGATGCCGTCACATATCTTTGGAACGACCCTTGTACTTCTACCGTGCTGGAACGGCAAAACGAATTCTATCTGATGGATTCAGCACCTTA TTTCTTCGAAGAAGCCAAGCGAATAACGGCCCCGGATTACATTCCCAATGTTTCAGATGTCCTTCGCGCGCGTACCAAGACTACCGGTATCTATGAAACACGATTCACAATGGGACAGTTGAGCATACA CATGTTCGACGTCGGCGGTCAGCGTAGTGAGCGCAAGAAATGGATTCACTGTTTTGAGAATGTgacatccatcatcttctgtGTGGCCTTGAGCGAGTACGATCAAACATTGTTAGAGGAGAGCAATCAG AATCGAATGATGGAGAGTCTGGTGCTTTTTGACTCGGTG CTACCACGGTCACCGCTGAGCAATTACTTTCCGGACTACTCTGGAGGCAACGATGTGAACCGTGCGGCCAAGTATCTACTCTGGCGGTTCAATCAGGTGAATCGCGCTCACTTGAATCTCTACCCTCA TCTCACTCAAGCGACCGATACGACCAATATTCGGTTGGTCTTTGCCGCTGTCAAGGAAACCATCTTGCAGAATGCCCTGAAAGACTCTGGTATCTTATGA
- a CDS encoding Mitogen-activated protein kinase hog1 has product MAEFVRSQIFGTTFEITSRYTDLQPVGMGAFGLVCSARDQLTGQPVAVKKIMKPFSTPVLSKRTYRELKLLKHLRHENIISLSDIFISPLEDIYFVTELLGTDLHRLLTSRPLEKQFIQYFLYQILRGLKYVHSAGVVHRDLKPSNILINENCDLKICDFGLARIQDPQMTGYVSTRYYRAPEIMLTWQKYDVEVDIWSAGCIFAEMLEGKPLFPGKDHVNQFSIITELLGTPPDDVIQTICSENTLRFVKSLPKRERQPLANKFRNADADAVDLLERMLVFDPKKRIRADEALAHPYLAPYHDPTDEPVAQEKFDWSFNDADLPVDTWKIMMYSEILDFHNIDQANEAGQALVAGASHSGMAPQTYV; this is encoded by the exons ATGGCGGAATTCGTACGCTCCCAGATTTTCGGCACGACCTTCGAGATCACCAGCCG GTATACGGACCTGCAGCCGGTGGGCATGGGTGCCTTCGGCTTGGTTTG CTCGGCGCGGGATCAATTGACTGGCCAGCCTGTCGCagtcaagaagatcatgaagcCTTTCAGCACCCCCGTTCTCTCAAAGCGTACCTATCGCGAGCTGAAGCTGCTCAAGCATCTCCGACATGAGAAT ATTATCAGCTTGAGCGACATTTTCATTTCCCCTCTTGAGGATAT TTACTTTGTCACCGAGCTTCTCGGAACTGACCTCCACCGTCTCCTGACCTCCCGTCCATTGGAGAAGCAATTCATTCAGTACTTCCTGTACCAGATTCTG CGTGGACTGAAATACGTTCATTCCGCCGGTGTGGTCCACCGTGACCTGAAGCCGAGCAACATCCTTATCAACGAGAACTGCGACTTGAAAATTTGCGACTTTGGCCTGGCCCGTATTCAGGATCCTCAAATGACCGGCTATGTGTCGACCAGATACTACCGAGCTCCTGAGATCATGCTCACTTGGCAAAAGTACGACGTCGAGGTGGATATTTGGAGTGCAGGCTGTATCTTCGCCGAGATGCTGGAAGGAAAGCCCCTCTTTCCCGGCAAGGACCATGTCAACCAATTCTCCATCATTACCGAGCTCCTGGGCACACCTCCCGATGATGTGATCCAAACAATTTGCAGCGAAAAT ACTCTCCGTTTCGTCAAGTCTCTGCCCAAGCGTGAGCGCCAGCCTTTGGCAAACAAGTTCCGCAACGCCGACGCCGATG CCGTTGATTTGCTTGAACGTATGCTTGTCTTCGACCCCAAGAAGCGCATTCGTGCGGACGAGGCGCTCGCTCACCCGTATCTCGCACCCTACCATGACCCCACCGACGAGCCCGTCGCGCAAGAAAAGTTCGACTGGTCCTTCAACGATGCGGATCTGCCCGTGGACACATGGAAGATCATGAT GTATTCTGAAATTCTCGACTTCCACAACATCGATCAAGCCAACGAGGCTGGCCAAGCGTTGGTGGCTGGTGCGTCGCACAGTGGCATGGCACCTCAAACCTACGTGTAG
- a CDS encoding Cullin-1 has protein sequence MAPAMPQTPHKDDLTETWSFLEAGIDSVMLKLEEGVDMKTYMALYTAVHNFCTSQKAVANHQGLQAHRGAHLLGEELYKLLGEYLSRHLKAVLNESKGHAEEALLGFYIREWTRFTTAAKYVNHLFSYLNRHWVKREIDEGKKNVYDVYTLHLVKWKDDFFENVHDKVMDAVLNLIEKQRNGETIEQSQIKSIVDSFVSLGLDENDSKKSTLEVYRRYFQRPFIAATRTYYENESRQFVAENSVVEYMKKAETRLDEEKARVGLYLHPDVAKDLTDTCLDVLVTAHSTLLRDEFQVLLDNERQEDLARMYRLLSRIKDGLDPLRSTFENHVRRAGLAAVEKVASDSENFEPKLYVDALLQVHTRYQNLVDDAFNGDSEFVRSLDNACREFVNRNRICQSTSTKSPELLARYTDSLLKKGSKAAEESELEDMLVQIMTVFKYIEDKDVYQKFYSKMLAKRLVHVSSVSDDAETSMISKLKEACGFEYTNKLQRMFQDIQISKDLNASYKDWQDKVLDDDDRKRLVDAHYQILGTGFWPLQAPTSDFIAPIEINRTAERFSKFYFDKHNGRKLTWLWQLCKGEVKANYIKNAKVPYTFQVSTYQMGILLLFNEADTISYNDIQAATNLVPEILDPNLSIFLKARVLTISPEGSKPDPSTTFSLNYNFKNKKIKVNLNIQIKSEQKVEVDDTHKTIEEDRKLLLQSAIVRIMKSRKKMRHVQLVNEVIQQVKSRFPPQVPDIKKNIEALMEKDYIERLEGDEISYIA, from the exons ATGGCTCCCGCCATGCCTCAAACCCCGCACAAGGATGATCTCACCGAGAC ATGGTCGTTCTTGGAAGCGGGGATCGACAGTGTCATGCtgaagctggaagaaggcgTTGACATGAAGACT TACATGGCCCTCTACAC TGCCGTCCACAACTTTTGCACGTCCCAGAAAGCTGTTGCTAACCATCAAGGGTTGCAAGCACACCGAGGAG CACACTTGTTGGGTGAAGAGCTCTACAAGCTACTTGGTGAATATCTTTCTCGTCATCTGAAAGCTGTCCTCAACGAGTCGAAAGGACACGCCGAAGAAGCACTTCTGGGATTCTACATCCGCGAGTGGACCCGTTTCACGACCGCCGCTAAATACGTCAATCATCTCTTCAGTTATCTGAACCGCCACTGGGTGAAGCGGGAAATTgacgaggggaaaaagaatgTGTACGATGTGTACACGTTGCATCTGGTCAAGTGGAAGGACGACTTCTTTGAGAACGTCCACGATAAGGTGATGGATGCTGTGCTCAACCTGATTGAGAAGCAGCGGAACGGCGAGACCATTGAGCAGTCTCAAATCAAGAGCATTGTCGACTCCTTCGTCTCGCTGGGCCTGGACGAAAATGACAGCAAAAAGTCCACCCTTGAGGTCTACCGACGTTACTTCCAGCGTCCGTTTATCGCCGCGACCCGAACGTACTACGAGAACGAATCACGACAATTTGTTGCCGAGAACAGTGTGGTAGAGTACATGAAGAAAGCAGAGACTCGTCTGGACGAGGAAAAGGCTCGGGTGGGGCTCTATCTTCACCCAGACGTCGCAAAGGATCTCACGGACACGTGTTTGGACGTCTTGGTGACCGCGCACTCTACCCTTCTCCGTGATGAATTCCAGGTCTTGCTTGACAACGAGCGCCAAGAAGACCTTGCTCGGATGTACCGACTACTTTCGCGGATCAAGGATGGTTTGGACCCCCTGCGCTCGACTTTCGAGAACCATGTGAGGCGGGCTGGTCTTGCTGCAGTGGAAAAAGTTGCCAGTGACAGCGAAAACTTCGAGCCAAAGTTGTATGTGGATGCTCTGCTTCAAGTTCACACCCGGTATCAAAACCTGGTGGACGACGCATTCAACGGAGATTCGGAGTTTGTTCGTTCTCTTGACAACGCTTGTCGCGAGTTCGTTAATCGCAATCGAATTTGTCAATCAACTTCGACTAAGTCTCCTGAGCTGTTGGCGCGCTACACCGACTCCCTCCTGAAGAAGGGATCCAAGGCTGCCGAAGAATCTGAGCTTGAGGACATGCTTGTCCAGATAATGACGGTCTTTAAGTACATTGAAGACAAGGACGTCTACCAGAAGTTCTATTCAAAAATGTTGGCAAAGCGTCTTGTGCACGTTAGCTCAGTATCGGATGATGCAGAGACAAGCATGATCAGCAAGCTGAAGGAGGCTTGCGGTTTCGAATACACCAACAAATTGCAGCGCATGTTCCAAGACATCCAGATTTCCAAGGATTTGAATGCAAGCTACAAGGATTGGCAGGACAAGGTTCTCGATGACGACGATCGCAAGCGATTGGTTGATGCTCATTATCAAATCCTGGGAACAGGCTTTTGGCCGCTCCAAGCGCCAACATCTGACTTCATAGCGCCCATTGAGATCAACCGTACAGCTGAGCGTTTCTCGAAGTTTTACTTCGACAAGCACAATGGTCGAAAGCTGACTTGGCTGTGGCAGCTTTGCAAAGGTGAAGTGAAGGCCAATTACATCAAGAATGCGAAAGTACCCTACACCTTCCAAGTCTCCACCTACCAGATGGGTATCCTGCTTCTTTTCAACGAGGCCGACACCATTTCTTACAACGACATTCAAGCTGCCACAAACTTGGTTCCTGAAATTCTTGACCCCAATTTGAGCATCTTCCTTAAGGCTCGGGTGCTCACCATCAGCCCTGAAGGCTCCAAGCCCGATCCGTCCACGACCTTTTCCTTGAACTACAActtcaagaacaagaagattaAGGTCAACCTCAACATTCAAATCAAGTCAGAGCAGAAGGTCGAAGTCGATGACACGCATAAAACCATCGAGGAGGACCGGAAGTTGCTGCTTCAG TCCGCTATTGTCCGAATTATGAAGTCACGCAAGAAGATGAGGCACGTCCAGCTCGTGAACGAAGTCATTCAGCAGGTCAAGTCTCGCTTCCCGCCTCAAGTTCCCgacatcaagaagaacattGAAGCGTTGATGGAGAAAGATTACATCGAACGTCTCGAAGGGGATGAAATATCTTACATTGCCTGA